A single genomic interval of Ruminococcus sp. NK3A76 harbors:
- a CDS encoding MarR family transcriptional regulator, whose protein sequence is MTDKNNLPEELYGVLAELLNRKSNIAILDSIRGEYGVLNCLYGQEEGASAGELCEKLHVVPGRIADILKQLEKKELILRRKDDNDRRVVRATITDKGRQMLEAKRELIHKEYKGMFDILGEKDVRELIRLLRIVLAYYPEYNETDETKTETD, encoded by the coding sequence ATGACCGACAAGAACAACCTGCCTGAGGAGCTTTACGGTGTGCTTGCAGAGCTTCTAAACCGAAAGAGCAATATCGCTATCCTTGACAGCATAAGGGGCGAATACGGCGTGCTCAACTGTCTTTACGGCCAGGAGGAAGGCGCTTCTGCCGGCGAGCTGTGCGAGAAGCTGCACGTCGTTCCGGGAAGGATAGCTGACATATTAAAGCAGCTCGAAAAAAAGGAGCTTATCCTCAGGCGCAAGGACGACAACGACCGCCGTGTAGTCAGAGCGACAATAACCGACAAGGGCAGGCAGATGCTTGAAGCCAAGCGTGAGCTGATACACAAGGAATACAAGGGAATGTTCGATATCCTCGGCGAGAAGGACGTAAGAGAGCTTATCCGCCTGCTTCGCATAGTTTTGGCCTACTACCCCGAGTATAACGAAACTGACGAAACAAAAACCGAAACGGATTAA
- a CDS encoding 4'-phosphopantetheinyl transferase superfamily protein, whose protein sequence is MRIYLFDEPEKITGGLYERLLAMLPAHRRQKALRYKNISDSVLCAVSYRLLGYGLFAEYGIESFSMAVKDNGKPYLADVPGVFFNISHCLEGCICALSDSEVGADIQHPVRLRNNVIKRVCTQQETELINSSADPELTFRGIWCMKEAYLKMLGTGIAADMKTADTSAEGFPGAYLHFDRYSLAACEQKGLSTAELKESIVHLGVNDIV, encoded by the coding sequence ATGCGTATATATCTTTTTGACGAGCCTGAGAAAATAACAGGCGGGCTTTATGAAAGACTTCTTGCCATGCTGCCCGCGCACAGGCGGCAAAAGGCGTTAAGATATAAGAATATAAGTGACAGCGTTCTGTGTGCTGTCTCCTACAGGCTGCTTGGATACGGCCTTTTTGCGGAATACGGCATAGAGAGCTTTTCCATGGCTGTGAAAGACAACGGCAAGCCTTATCTTGCAGATGTGCCGGGTGTGTTTTTCAACATAAGCCATTGCTTAGAGGGCTGTATATGTGCGCTTTCAGACAGTGAGGTCGGAGCAGATATCCAGCACCCGGTCAGGCTCAGGAACAATGTGATAAAGCGTGTATGCACTCAGCAGGAGACAGAGCTTATCAACTCATCTGCCGACCCGGAGCTGACATTCCGGGGGATATGGTGCATGAAAGAAGCATACCTCAAAATGCTCGGCACAGGTATAGCTGCCGACATGAAGACAGCCGACACTTCGGCAGAGGGTTTCCCGGGGGCATATCTGCACTTTGACAGATACTCGCTCGCAGCCTGTGAGCAGAAGGGGCTGAGTACAGCTGAGCTTAAAGAGAGCATAGTTCATCTTGGCGTGAATGATATAGTGTAG